A genome region from Myripristis murdjan chromosome 16, fMyrMur1.1, whole genome shotgun sequence includes the following:
- the LOC115374547 gene encoding uncharacterized protein LOC115374547 encodes MAVWDKKTPCCFVMILAGVLGQSVNYPNPICAVKGSTVTIPCTFTPRALFQDKGKTVLLQVVRVVWCQNHLICHRETPSVYDSNVTRTSTHFRYLGDKKGICTLQIENIQMQDTKTYRFRMEADNIEGHFTGTRGVNITVIEGSKMRISGPSGERVVKSGDEVTFTCTAFCSFHRLGLAWYRDEHRLLEEGSALRLSALTAADSGNYSCALKDKASTRSEPYSLHVQDDEVQSVNLPLVAGVGVGVLLALLTLIIVVFIIVIRRRRAAAAEKPQMDDVAVQKPQENTYSNILERQEVSSAAEEVNYASVHFKHNGASSRPEYDDCSQTEEAVIYTSVARLQ; translated from the exons ATGGCTGTTTGGGACAAAAAGACTCCCTGCTGTTTTGTGATGATTCTGGCTG GTGTTCTGGGTCAGAGCGTGAACTACCCGAATCCCATCTGTGCGGTAAAAGGCTCGACAGTCACGATCCCCTGCACCTTCACACCCCGAGCATTGTTTCAGGACAAAGGAAAAACTGTTTTGCTGCAGGTAGTGCGCGTGGTCTGGTGCCAAAACCATTTGATTTGCCATCGTGAGACGCCGTCAGTCTATGACAGCAACGTGACCAGGACCAGCACTCACTTCCGATATCTGGGAGACAAAAAAGGAATCTGCACACTACAGATtgaaaatatacaaatgcaAGACACAAAGACTTACCGCTTCAGGATGGAAGCAGACAACATTGAAGGACACTTCACTGGCACAAGAGGAGTGAACATCACTGTCATCG AGGGCAGTAAAATGAGGATCTCAGGCCCCAGTGGTGAGCGGGTGGTGAAGAGCGGAGATGAAGTCACATTCACCTGCACCGCCTTCTGCTCGTTCCACCGCCTGGGCCTCGCCTGGTACAGAGATGAGCACCGCCTCCTGGAGGAAGGCTCCGCCCTCCGGCTCAGCGCTCTGACCGCCGCCGACTCGGGGAATTACTCGTGTGCTCTGAAGGACAAGGCCAGCACCCGCTCTGAGCCGTACAGCCTGCATGTGCAGGACGATGAAg TTCAGTCTGTAAATCTGCCTCTGGTCGCTGGCGTTGGGGTCGGCGTCCTGCTGGCTCTGCTCACTCTCATCATTGTCgtcttcatcatcgtcatcaggAG gaggcGCGCCGCAGCAGCAGAGAAGCCGCAGATGGACGATGTGGCAGTGCAGAAG CCACAGGAGAACACTTACAGCAACATCCTGGAGCGTCAGGAAGTCAGTTCAGCCGCGGAGGAAGTCAACTACGCTTCAGTCCACTTCAAACACAACGGCGCCTCCTCCAG gccaGAATATGACGACTGCAGCCAGACGGAGGAGGCTGTCATCTACACATCAGTCGCCAG gctGCAGTGA